A part of Aegilops tauschii subsp. strangulata cultivar AL8/78 chromosome 2, Aet v6.0, whole genome shotgun sequence genomic DNA contains:
- the LOC109773197 gene encoding protein transport protein SEC31 homolog B isoform X2 → MACIKSAQRAALTALAPEAPYLAAGTMSGAVDMQFSASANIEIFSLDFQSDSPDLPLLAAAPSPDRFNRLCWSRPGAADGDSFSLGLLAGGLSDGSVAVWNPLSMISSEGQAEDVMVAQLEKHNGAVTGLEFSELTPNRLASGGNEGDICIWDLKNPCEPNVFPPLKNVGSNAQAEISCLTWNPKFQHILASASSNGITVVWDLRTQKPLTSFSDSNRRNCSVLQWNPDMSTQLILASDDDNSPSLRVWDVRKTIAPVREFVGHSKGVIGMSWCPYDSSFLLTCAKDNRTICWDTVSGEIISELPTSSNGNFDIHWYRKIPGVVAASSYDGKIGVHNLEFSSLYAAGDSTVGASARPRAAAPKWLKCPTGASFGFGGKLVSFHPAQGTQAGTSEVHVHNLVIEQSLVSRSTEFEAAMQNRDKSALRALCEQKSQESLSEEEKETWSFLRVMFEDGDTARTKLLVHLGFNPPQEPTVNATDELSKSLADTLNLDHGTDNMDAQFLADNGDDFFNNPQPSETSLAEEPISTNVQEIEQEMPENIVLSDPSIDKSIQHALVVGDYKGAVNQCLAANRMADALVIAHAGGSALWESTRNQYLKNSVSPYLKVVSAMVGNDLMSFVSTWPLNAWKETLALLCTFAGKEEWNVLCDTLASRLLSAGDMLAATLCYICAGNIDKAVEIWSRNLSSEDGGKTYVDLLQDLMEKTITLALATGHKRFSASLSKLVENYAELLASQGLLKTAMEYLKLMGADENSEDLSILRDRIAFSTEENDATRSSVPESSANSSSYLPNQRSYTPDPSQNLYQGPQQYNNVQSYPEVYPQPPNSRANVPSNAYPEVYPQSHNAAYSGYAGYQPQHQTQMFVPQNTPVDTQPSPAPLPVPHQTVKTFTPANVPSLKNPEQYHQASTLGSQLYTPPANSSYAPGPPAQFQSGPPTTFHQPAPPAQYQTVPPIPSVPGTNPNQMFTPAVPTNSASRFIPSTNQGFVQRPGLSPAQPSSPTQAQPPAQPTVAPPAPPPTVQTADTSNVSADLRPVIATLTRLFDETSKALGGAPAKKREIEDNSKKIGALFAKLNTGDISPNVSSKLIQMCSALDSSDFATAMQLQILLTTSDWDECNFWLSSLKRMIKTRQSFRV, encoded by the exons ATGGCGTGCATCAAGAGCGCGCAGCGCGCGGCGCTGACGGcgctcgcgccggaggcgccctACCTCGCCGCCGGCACCATGAGCGGCGCCGTCGACATGCAATTCTCCGCGTCGGCCAACATCGAGATCTTCAGCCTCGACTTCCAGTCCGACTCCCCCGACCTGCCCCTCCTCGCCGCGGCCCCCTCCCCCGACCGCTTCAACCGCCTCTGCTGGTCCCGCCCGGGCGCCGCCGACGGCGACTCCTTCTCCCTCGGCCTCCTCGCCGGCGGGCTCAGCGACGGCTCCGTCGCCGTCTGGAACCCGCTCAGCATGATCAG CTCCGAGGGGCAAGCGGAGGACGTCATGGTCGCGCAGCTCGAGAAGCACAACGGGGCG GTCACTGGATTGGAGTTCAGCGAGCTCACACCCAATCGGCTCGCTTCAGGGGGTAACGAGGGGGACATTTGCATCTGGGATCTCAAAAACCCCTGCGAGCCAAACGTCTTCCCGCCGCTGAAG AATGTTGGTTCGAATGCTCAAGCTGAAATATCTTGCTTAACCTGGAACCCCAAGTTTCAGCATATACTAGCATCAGCTTCTAGTAACGGGATTACAG TAGTTTGGGATTTGAGAACCCAGAAACCATTAACTAG CTTTTCAGATTCAAATAGAAGGAACTGTTCTGTTCTCCAGTGGAATCCAGACATGTCCACCCAGCTAATTCTTGCATCAGATGACGACAACTCTCCTTCTTTGAGA GTATGGGATGTGAGGAAAACCATTGCACCTGTACGGGAATTTGTGGGACACTCGAAAG GTGTAATTGGTATGTCATGGTGCCCCTATGACAGTTCATTCTTGCTTACTTGTGCTAAAGACAATAGAACAATATGCTGGGATACAGTTAGTGGAGAG ATTATCAGTGAGCTACCAACAAGCTCTAATGGTAACTTTGACATTCACTGGTACCGGAAAATTCCAGGTGTTGTAGCAGCATCTTCATATGATGGGAAGATCGGTGTACACAACTTGGAG TTCTCCAGCCTGTATGCAGCTGGTGATAGCACTGTTGGTGCCTCAG CACGTCCAAGAGCTGCAGCTCCAAAATGGTTGAAATGCCCCACGGGTGCATCTTTCGGCTTTGGTGGCAAACTTGTTTCCTTCCATCCAGCCCAAGGCACACAAGCGGGTACTTCTGAG GTGCATGTGCATAATTTGGTGATTGAGCAGAGTCTAGTAAGCCGGTCAACTGAATTTGAAGCTGCTATGCAGAATAGGGACAAAAGTGCACTGCGTGCTTTGTGTGAACAAAAATCACAAGAATCTTT ATCCGAGGAGGAGAAAGAAACGTGGAGCTTCTTAAGGGTTATGTTCGAGGATGGGGATACTGCCAGAACAAAATTGCTTGTTCATCTTGGATTCAATCCACCTCAAGAACCGACTGTGAATGCAACTGATGAACTGAGCAAATCATTGGCTGATACACTTAATCTTGATCATGGTACTGATAATATGGATGCCCAATTTCTTGCTGATAACGGTGATGATTTTTTCAATAATCCTCAACCTTCAGAGACTAGCTTGGCTGAGGAGCCAATATCTACAAATGTCCAAGAGATCGAGCAGGAAATGCCTGAAAATATTGTGCTATCTGATCCATCAATTGACAAAAGTATTCAACATGCATTGGTAGTTGGAGACTACAAAGGTGCTGTTAATCAGTGCCTTGCTGCGAATCGTATGGCTGATGCTCTGGTTATTGCCCATGCTGGTGGTTCTGCTCTATGGGAGAGCACCAGAAACCAATATCTTAAGAACAGTGTCTCACCCTATTTAAAG GTTGTTTCTGCTATGGTTGGCAATGATTTGATGAGTTTTGTGAGTACGTGGCCACTAAATGCATGGAAGGAAACACTTGCACTACTGTGCACA TTTGCCGGGAAAGAGGAATGGAATGTTTTATGTGACACTCTTGCATCTAGACTTCTGAGTGCTGGTGATATGCTAGCTGCGACCCTATGTTACATTTGTGCTGGAAATATTGATAAAGCTGTTGAAATATGGTCTCGCAACCTGAGCTCTGAAGATGGTGGAAAGACTTATGTTGATCTTCTCCAG GATTTGATGGAGAAGACCATTACTCTCGCCCTTGCCACGGGCCATAAGAGGTTTAGCGCATCTCTATCTAAGCTTGTTGAGAACTATGCAGAACTGTTGGCCAGTCAAGGCCTTCTTAAAACTGCAATGGAGTACTTGAAGCTTATGGGAGCAGATGAAAATTCAGAGGATCTGTCTATACTGAGAGATCGAATTGCATTTTCTACAGAAG AGAATGATGCTACCAGGAGTTCTGTTCCGGAGAGTAGTGCCAACAGCTCCTCCTACCTACCAAATCAACGGAGCTACACCCCAGACCCTTCTCAGAATCTTTACCAG GGGCCTCAACAATATAATAATGTGCAAAGCTATCCAGAAGTTTACCCGCAACCACCTAATAGTAGAGCCAATGTGCCAAGCAATGCATATCCAGAAGTTTACCCGCAATCACACAATGCAGCCTACTCAGGATATGCTGGATATCAACCTCAACATCAAACACAAATGTTTGTTCCTCAAAACACACCAGTGGACACCCAG CCAAGCCCGGCTCCATTACCGGTTCCACATCAAACAGTGAAGACATTTACTCCTGCAAACGTACCGAGTCTCAAAAACCCAGAGCAATATCACCAAGCAAGTACCTTGGGTTCCCAGCTCTACACG CCTCCTGCGAATTCATCATACGCTCCTGGACCACCCGCCCAGTTCCAAAGTGGACCTCCCACCACGTTTCATCAGCCTGCACCACCGGCTCAATACCAGACTGTTCCACCCATCCCTTCAGTTCCAGGAACAAACCCTAACCAGATGTTTACCCCTGCTGTTCCGACTAATTCAGCCTCTAGGTTTATACCGTCAACCAATCAAGGTTTTGTTCAGCGGCCAGGCTTGAGTCCTGCACAGCCCTCAAGTCCAACACAGGCGCAACCACCAGCTCAGCCTACAGTTGCTCCTCCTGCACCTCCCCCCACTGTGCAAACAGCTGATACATCGAATGTGTCTG CTGATCTGAGACCTGTTATTGCAACACTGACCAGACTATTTGATGAGACGTCCAAAGCCTTGGGAGGCGCACCAGCTAAAAAACGTGAAATTGAAGACAACTCAAAGAAGATTGGGGCATTATTTGCCAAACTCAAcactggagatatatctccaaaTGTTTCATCAAAACTCATTCAGATGTGCAGTGCACTTGATAGTAGTGATTTTGCCACTGCAATGCAACTTCAG ATTCTTCTGACGACCAGTGATTGGGATGAGTGCAACTTTTGGCTCTCATCATTGAAGCGTATGATCAAGACAAGGCAGAGCTTCAGAGTGTAA
- the LOC109773197 gene encoding protein transport protein SEC31 homolog B isoform X1 gives MACIKSAQRAALTALAPEAPYLAAGTMSGAVDMQFSASANIEIFSLDFQSDSPDLPLLAAAPSPDRFNRLCWSRPGAADGDSFSLGLLAGGLSDGSVAVWNPLSMISSEGQAEDVMVAQLEKHNGAVTGLEFSELTPNRLASGGNEGDICIWDLKNPCEPNVFPPLKNVGSNAQAEISCLTWNPKFQHILASASSNGITVWDLRTQKPLTSFSDSNRRNCSVLQWNPDMSTQLILASDDDNSPSLRVWDVRKTIAPVREFVGHSKGVIGMSWCPYDSSFLLTCAKDNRTICWDTVSGEIISELPTSSNGNFDIHWYRKIPGVVAASSYDGKIGVHNLEFSSLYAAGDSTVGASARPRAAAPKWLKCPTGASFGFGGKLVSFHPAQGTQAGTSEVHVHNLVIEQSLVSRSTEFEAAMQNRDKSALRALCEQKSQESLSEEEKETWSFLRVMFEDGDTARTKLLVHLGFNPPQEPTVNATDELSKSLADTLNLDHGTDNMDAQFLADNGDDFFNNPQPSETSLAEEPISTNVQEIEQEMPENIVLSDPSIDKSIQHALVVGDYKGAVNQCLAANRMADALVIAHAGGSALWESTRNQYLKNSVSPYLKVVSAMVGNDLMSFVSTWPLNAWKETLALLCTFAGKEEWNVLCDTLASRLLSAGDMLAATLCYICAGNIDKAVEIWSRNLSSEDGGKTYVDLLQDLMEKTITLALATGHKRFSASLSKLVENYAELLASQGLLKTAMEYLKLMGADENSEDLSILRDRIAFSTEENDATRSSVPESSANSSSYLPNQRSYTPDPSQNLYQGPQQYNNVQSYPEVYPQPPNSRANVPSNAYPEVYPQSHNAAYSGYAGYQPQHQTQMFVPQNTPVDTQPSPAPLPVPHQTVKTFTPANVPSLKNPEQYHQASTLGSQLYTPPANSSYAPGPPAQFQSGPPTTFHQPAPPAQYQTVPPIPSVPGTNPNQMFTPAVPTNSASRFIPSTNQGFVQRPGLSPAQPSSPTQAQPPAQPTVAPPAPPPTVQTADTSNVSADLRPVIATLTRLFDETSKALGGAPAKKREIEDNSKKIGALFAKLNTGDISPNVSSKLIQMCSALDSSDFATAMQLQILLTTSDWDECNFWLSSLKRMIKTRQSFRV, from the exons ATGGCGTGCATCAAGAGCGCGCAGCGCGCGGCGCTGACGGcgctcgcgccggaggcgccctACCTCGCCGCCGGCACCATGAGCGGCGCCGTCGACATGCAATTCTCCGCGTCGGCCAACATCGAGATCTTCAGCCTCGACTTCCAGTCCGACTCCCCCGACCTGCCCCTCCTCGCCGCGGCCCCCTCCCCCGACCGCTTCAACCGCCTCTGCTGGTCCCGCCCGGGCGCCGCCGACGGCGACTCCTTCTCCCTCGGCCTCCTCGCCGGCGGGCTCAGCGACGGCTCCGTCGCCGTCTGGAACCCGCTCAGCATGATCAG CTCCGAGGGGCAAGCGGAGGACGTCATGGTCGCGCAGCTCGAGAAGCACAACGGGGCG GTCACTGGATTGGAGTTCAGCGAGCTCACACCCAATCGGCTCGCTTCAGGGGGTAACGAGGGGGACATTTGCATCTGGGATCTCAAAAACCCCTGCGAGCCAAACGTCTTCCCGCCGCTGAAG AATGTTGGTTCGAATGCTCAAGCTGAAATATCTTGCTTAACCTGGAACCCCAAGTTTCAGCATATACTAGCATCAGCTTCTAGTAACGGGATTACAG TTTGGGATTTGAGAACCCAGAAACCATTAACTAG CTTTTCAGATTCAAATAGAAGGAACTGTTCTGTTCTCCAGTGGAATCCAGACATGTCCACCCAGCTAATTCTTGCATCAGATGACGACAACTCTCCTTCTTTGAGA GTATGGGATGTGAGGAAAACCATTGCACCTGTACGGGAATTTGTGGGACACTCGAAAG GTGTAATTGGTATGTCATGGTGCCCCTATGACAGTTCATTCTTGCTTACTTGTGCTAAAGACAATAGAACAATATGCTGGGATACAGTTAGTGGAGAG ATTATCAGTGAGCTACCAACAAGCTCTAATGGTAACTTTGACATTCACTGGTACCGGAAAATTCCAGGTGTTGTAGCAGCATCTTCATATGATGGGAAGATCGGTGTACACAACTTGGAG TTCTCCAGCCTGTATGCAGCTGGTGATAGCACTGTTGGTGCCTCAG CACGTCCAAGAGCTGCAGCTCCAAAATGGTTGAAATGCCCCACGGGTGCATCTTTCGGCTTTGGTGGCAAACTTGTTTCCTTCCATCCAGCCCAAGGCACACAAGCGGGTACTTCTGAG GTGCATGTGCATAATTTGGTGATTGAGCAGAGTCTAGTAAGCCGGTCAACTGAATTTGAAGCTGCTATGCAGAATAGGGACAAAAGTGCACTGCGTGCTTTGTGTGAACAAAAATCACAAGAATCTTT ATCCGAGGAGGAGAAAGAAACGTGGAGCTTCTTAAGGGTTATGTTCGAGGATGGGGATACTGCCAGAACAAAATTGCTTGTTCATCTTGGATTCAATCCACCTCAAGAACCGACTGTGAATGCAACTGATGAACTGAGCAAATCATTGGCTGATACACTTAATCTTGATCATGGTACTGATAATATGGATGCCCAATTTCTTGCTGATAACGGTGATGATTTTTTCAATAATCCTCAACCTTCAGAGACTAGCTTGGCTGAGGAGCCAATATCTACAAATGTCCAAGAGATCGAGCAGGAAATGCCTGAAAATATTGTGCTATCTGATCCATCAATTGACAAAAGTATTCAACATGCATTGGTAGTTGGAGACTACAAAGGTGCTGTTAATCAGTGCCTTGCTGCGAATCGTATGGCTGATGCTCTGGTTATTGCCCATGCTGGTGGTTCTGCTCTATGGGAGAGCACCAGAAACCAATATCTTAAGAACAGTGTCTCACCCTATTTAAAG GTTGTTTCTGCTATGGTTGGCAATGATTTGATGAGTTTTGTGAGTACGTGGCCACTAAATGCATGGAAGGAAACACTTGCACTACTGTGCACA TTTGCCGGGAAAGAGGAATGGAATGTTTTATGTGACACTCTTGCATCTAGACTTCTGAGTGCTGGTGATATGCTAGCTGCGACCCTATGTTACATTTGTGCTGGAAATATTGATAAAGCTGTTGAAATATGGTCTCGCAACCTGAGCTCTGAAGATGGTGGAAAGACTTATGTTGATCTTCTCCAG GATTTGATGGAGAAGACCATTACTCTCGCCCTTGCCACGGGCCATAAGAGGTTTAGCGCATCTCTATCTAAGCTTGTTGAGAACTATGCAGAACTGTTGGCCAGTCAAGGCCTTCTTAAAACTGCAATGGAGTACTTGAAGCTTATGGGAGCAGATGAAAATTCAGAGGATCTGTCTATACTGAGAGATCGAATTGCATTTTCTACAGAAG AGAATGATGCTACCAGGAGTTCTGTTCCGGAGAGTAGTGCCAACAGCTCCTCCTACCTACCAAATCAACGGAGCTACACCCCAGACCCTTCTCAGAATCTTTACCAG GGGCCTCAACAATATAATAATGTGCAAAGCTATCCAGAAGTTTACCCGCAACCACCTAATAGTAGAGCCAATGTGCCAAGCAATGCATATCCAGAAGTTTACCCGCAATCACACAATGCAGCCTACTCAGGATATGCTGGATATCAACCTCAACATCAAACACAAATGTTTGTTCCTCAAAACACACCAGTGGACACCCAG CCAAGCCCGGCTCCATTACCGGTTCCACATCAAACAGTGAAGACATTTACTCCTGCAAACGTACCGAGTCTCAAAAACCCAGAGCAATATCACCAAGCAAGTACCTTGGGTTCCCAGCTCTACACG CCTCCTGCGAATTCATCATACGCTCCTGGACCACCCGCCCAGTTCCAAAGTGGACCTCCCACCACGTTTCATCAGCCTGCACCACCGGCTCAATACCAGACTGTTCCACCCATCCCTTCAGTTCCAGGAACAAACCCTAACCAGATGTTTACCCCTGCTGTTCCGACTAATTCAGCCTCTAGGTTTATACCGTCAACCAATCAAGGTTTTGTTCAGCGGCCAGGCTTGAGTCCTGCACAGCCCTCAAGTCCAACACAGGCGCAACCACCAGCTCAGCCTACAGTTGCTCCTCCTGCACCTCCCCCCACTGTGCAAACAGCTGATACATCGAATGTGTCTG CTGATCTGAGACCTGTTATTGCAACACTGACCAGACTATTTGATGAGACGTCCAAAGCCTTGGGAGGCGCACCAGCTAAAAAACGTGAAATTGAAGACAACTCAAAGAAGATTGGGGCATTATTTGCCAAACTCAAcactggagatatatctccaaaTGTTTCATCAAAACTCATTCAGATGTGCAGTGCACTTGATAGTAGTGATTTTGCCACTGCAATGCAACTTCAG ATTCTTCTGACGACCAGTGATTGGGATGAGTGCAACTTTTGGCTCTCATCATTGAAGCGTATGATCAAGACAAGGCAGAGCTTCAGAGTGTAA